In Massilia forsythiae, one DNA window encodes the following:
- the ftsY gene encoding signal recognition particle-docking protein FtsY: MFSFFKKKKPEADTPALAEAQSAALAAPAAPDEPSGQADAAPAAGPANFLRRLFGGGEAEPVAPVIPEAPAEPESPPARDATNIDPFAARIAADAAVLVNTYEGQLFPETAERPGSEQEKKKSWMARLKAGLSKTSSNLSLLFVGARIDEDLYEELESALLMSDAGMDATQFLLDSLRRKVKEEKLLDAAAVKGALRQLLVEMMRPLEKPLELGRHEPLVMMIAGVNGAGKTTTIGKLAKHMQRFEQSVLLAAGDTFRAAAREQLMVWGQRNNVTVISQASGDPAAVAYDAVQSGKARGVDVVMVDTAGRLPTQLHLMEELKKIKRVIGKGMDDAPHEVLLVIDGNTGQNALAQVKAFDDALQLTGLVITKLDGTAKGGILAAIARTRPVPVYFIGVGEKLEDLQPFSAEEFAEALLG; the protein is encoded by the coding sequence ATGTTTAGTTTCTTCAAAAAGAAAAAGCCCGAAGCAGACACGCCGGCGCTGGCGGAAGCGCAGTCCGCTGCGCTTGCCGCACCGGCCGCGCCGGACGAGCCCTCCGGGCAAGCGGACGCCGCGCCCGCCGCCGGCCCCGCGAATTTCCTGCGCCGCCTGTTCGGCGGCGGCGAGGCCGAACCGGTCGCGCCCGTCATTCCCGAGGCGCCGGCCGAACCCGAATCGCCGCCGGCGCGCGACGCCACCAACATCGATCCGTTCGCCGCCAGGATCGCCGCCGATGCCGCCGTGCTGGTCAACACCTACGAAGGGCAACTCTTTCCGGAAACGGCCGAACGTCCGGGCAGCGAGCAGGAAAAGAAGAAATCCTGGATGGCGCGCCTGAAGGCCGGCCTGTCCAAGACCTCCAGCAACCTGTCGCTGCTGTTCGTCGGCGCGCGCATCGACGAAGACCTGTACGAAGAGCTGGAATCGGCACTGCTGATGTCGGACGCCGGCATGGACGCCACCCAGTTCCTGCTCGACAGCCTGCGGCGCAAGGTCAAGGAAGAAAAATTGCTGGACGCCGCCGCCGTCAAGGGCGCGCTCAGGCAATTACTGGTCGAGATGATGCGGCCGCTCGAAAAGCCGCTCGAACTGGGCCGCCACGAACCGCTGGTGATGATGATCGCCGGCGTCAACGGCGCCGGCAAGACCACCACCATCGGCAAGCTGGCCAAGCACATGCAGCGCTTCGAGCAATCGGTGCTGCTGGCCGCCGGCGACACCTTCCGCGCCGCCGCGCGCGAGCAATTGATGGTCTGGGGCCAGCGCAACAACGTCACCGTGATCTCGCAAGCCTCGGGCGACCCGGCCGCGGTCGCCTACGATGCGGTGCAGTCGGGCAAGGCGCGCGGTGTGGACGTGGTCATGGTCGATACCGCCGGCCGCCTGCCGACCCAGCTGCACCTGATGGAAGAACTGAAAAAGATCAAGCGCGTGATCGGCAAGGGCATGGATGACGCCCCGCACGAAGTGCTGCTGGTAATCGACGGGAATACCGGCCAGAACGCGCTGGCGCAGGTGAAAGCCTTCGACGATGCGCTCCAATTGACCGGCCTGGTGATCACCAAGCTCGACGGCACGGCGAAAGGCGGCATCCTGGCGGCGATCGCGCGCACCCGTCCGGTGCCGGTGTACTTCATCGGCGTCGGCGAAAAGCTGGAGGACCTGCAACCCTTCAGCGCCGAAGAATTCGCCGAGGCGCTGCTGGGATAG
- a CDS encoding cell division ATP-binding protein FtsE, producing the protein MIEFQSVSKKYSDAADAFALSGVSLDIAKGELVYLAGPSGAGKSTLMKMVAAIERPTSGRVIVSGHDIGKLKKAGVPFLRRKLGLIFQHQRLLNDRTILANVMLPLVVAGAPKGAAAERARAALDKVGMLDRVKALPLELSGGEQQRVAIARAIVNRPQIILADEPTANLDRAAADKVIGALHAFHSVGVTCVISTHDEQILAGAARVIRLEHGQLAGDTAANAGGGAP; encoded by the coding sequence ATGATCGAGTTCCAGTCCGTCTCCAAGAAATATTCCGATGCCGCCGACGCGTTCGCGCTGTCCGGCGTGTCGCTCGACATCGCCAAGGGCGAGCTGGTCTACCTGGCCGGCCCGTCCGGCGCCGGCAAGTCGACCCTCATGAAAATGGTGGCGGCGATCGAGCGTCCGACCTCGGGCCGCGTGATCGTCAGCGGCCACGACATCGGCAAGCTGAAAAAGGCCGGCGTGCCCTTCCTGCGCCGCAAGCTGGGCCTGATCTTCCAGCACCAGCGCCTGCTCAACGACCGCACCATCCTGGCCAACGTGATGCTGCCGCTGGTGGTGGCCGGCGCGCCCAAGGGCGCCGCCGCCGAACGGGCGCGCGCCGCGCTCGACAAGGTCGGCATGCTCGACCGCGTGAAAGCGCTGCCGCTGGAATTGTCCGGCGGCGAGCAGCAGCGCGTGGCGATCGCGCGCGCCATCGTCAACCGGCCGCAGATCATCCTGGCCGACGAGCCGACCGCCAACCTCGACCGCGCCGCCGCCGACAAGGTGATCGGCGCGCTGCACGCCTTTCATTCGGTCGGCGTGACCTGCGTGATCTCGACCCACGACGAGCAGATCCTGGCCGGCGCGGCGCGCGTGATCCGCCTCGAACACGGGCAGCTGGCCGGCGATACGGCCGCCAATGCCGGCGGAGGTGCGCCATGA
- the ftsX gene encoding permease-like cell division protein FtsX has product MNIWVRQHRFALGAALAHVRKAPGSFLFNVLVVAVALALPFAGVTLLDNVRPLSEQLSVDPEISLFVKSSATRAEAEALAPQLQQILAGSHARVDFVPREEALESLKLRSGLSSVIDTLGDNPLPDSYVMKLEGFTSNANAARVDGIAEQMRGLPGVESVQVDSAWVKRLAALLGVLRLALALLAATLGVVVIAVVFNTIRLQVLTQREEIAVSKLLGATNDFIHRPFYYTGALLGLCAGAVALGGVALALRPLNTAIAEFARLYASEYHLTTLPPLGLVGLLAISAGLGLIGAMLSVQRHLARMH; this is encoded by the coding sequence ATGAACATCTGGGTTCGCCAGCATCGCTTCGCCCTCGGCGCCGCCCTCGCCCACGTGCGCAAGGCGCCGGGCAGTTTCCTGTTCAACGTGCTGGTGGTGGCGGTGGCGCTGGCCCTGCCCTTCGCCGGCGTGACCCTGCTCGACAACGTGCGTCCGCTGTCCGAGCAATTGTCGGTCGATCCGGAGATCAGCCTGTTCGTCAAGAGTAGCGCGACGCGCGCCGAGGCCGAGGCGCTGGCGCCGCAGCTGCAGCAGATCCTGGCCGGCAGCCACGCCAGGGTCGATTTCGTGCCGCGCGAGGAAGCGCTGGAAAGCCTCAAATTGCGCAGCGGCCTGTCCAGCGTGATCGACACGCTGGGCGACAATCCGCTGCCGGACAGCTACGTGATGAAGCTGGAAGGCTTTACCAGCAATGCCAACGCGGCACGCGTGGACGGCATCGCCGAGCAGATGCGCGGCCTGCCGGGCGTGGAATCGGTGCAGGTCGACTCGGCCTGGGTCAAGCGCCTGGCCGCGCTGCTGGGCGTGCTGCGCCTGGCACTGGCCTTGCTGGCGGCGACGCTGGGCGTGGTGGTGATCGCGGTGGTGTTCAATACCATCCGCCTGCAGGTGCTGACCCAGCGCGAGGAGATCGCGGTATCGAAACTGCTGGGCGCCACCAACGATTTCATCCACCGCCCGTTCTACTACACCGGCGCCCTGCTCGGCCTGTGCGCCGGCGCGGTGGCGCTGGGCGGCGTGGCGCTGGCGCTGCGCCCGCTGAACACGGCCATCGCCGAGTTCGCCCGCCTGTACGCGTCGGAATACCACCTGACCACCCTGCCGCCGCTGGGCCTGGTCGGCCTGCTGGCGATCAGCGCCGGCCTGGGACTGATCGGCGCCATGCTGTCGGTGCAGCGGCATCTGGCGCGCATGCACTGA
- the rpoH gene encoding RNA polymerase sigma factor RpoH has protein sequence MSAQSALVPTGSRALGLGFTGNLGNIDAYISAVNRLPMLTHDEEVSLAKGLRDNNDLDAAQKLVMSHLRLVVSIARGYLGYGLPHADLIQEGNIGLMKAVKRFDPNQGVRLVSYAMHWIKAEMHEYILKNWRLVKVATTKAQRKLFFNLRSNKQGLDAMSPQQVDDLAKMLDVKREEVIEMETRLSGRDIALEAPSDEEDDKFSPIAYLSSEQQEPTKVLEAEDKVRLQSEGLETALGKLDPRSRRIVEARWLANDDGSGATLHTLAEEFGVSAERIRQIESAALKKMKTALAAFV, from the coding sequence ATGTCCGCACAATCCGCATTGGTACCTACCGGCAGCCGTGCTCTGGGACTCGGTTTTACTGGCAATCTCGGCAATATCGACGCATACATCTCGGCGGTGAACCGCCTGCCGATGCTCACCCATGACGAAGAGGTCTCGCTGGCCAAGGGCCTGCGCGATAACAATGACCTGGACGCAGCACAGAAGCTGGTGATGTCCCACCTGCGCCTGGTGGTGTCGATCGCGCGCGGCTACCTGGGCTATGGCCTGCCGCACGCCGACCTGATCCAGGAAGGCAATATCGGCCTGATGAAGGCCGTAAAACGTTTCGACCCGAACCAGGGCGTGCGCCTGGTGTCCTATGCAATGCACTGGATCAAGGCCGAAATGCACGAATACATCCTGAAGAACTGGCGCCTGGTAAAAGTCGCGACGACCAAGGCGCAGCGCAAGCTGTTCTTCAACCTGCGCAGCAACAAGCAGGGGTTGGACGCGATGTCGCCGCAGCAGGTCGACGACTTGGCGAAGATGCTCGACGTCAAGCGCGAAGAAGTGATCGAGATGGAAACCCGTCTTTCGGGCCGCGACATCGCGCTGGAAGCGCCGTCCGACGAGGAAGACGACAAGTTCTCGCCGATCGCCTACCTGTCGTCCGAGCAGCAGGAGCCGACCAAGGTGCTGGAAGCCGAAGACAAGGTGCGGCTGCAATCCGAAGGCCTGGAAACCGCCCTCGGCAAGCTCGACCCGCGTTCGCGCCGTATCGTGGAAGCGCGCTGGCTGGCCAACGACGACGGTTCCGGCGCCACGCTGCACACACTGGCCGAGGAATTCGGCGTGTCGGCCGAGCGCATCCGCCAGATCGAATCGGCCGCGCTGAAAAAGATGAAAACGGCCCTCGCCGCCTTCGTCTAA
- a CDS encoding dienelactone hydrolase family protein, producing MTRLTAADFDPEVLKLFDGYVHGQVSRRDFLARAGRYAAGGVTAATLLAQLSPSFAAPLVGPNDARLKTSYQEFPSPQGYGKLRGYLAVPANAKGKLPAVLVVHENRGLNPHIEDIARRLALDGFIAFAPDALFPLGGYPGDEDSARTLFSKLDQTKTRADFIAAAHALKNMPQAAGKIGVVGFCYGGGIANYLATQLPDLAAAVPFYGQQPPAAEVAHIRAPLLIHDAGKDERILAGWPAYEAALQANKVAYQHYVYAGVEHGFNNDTTPRYDDAAAKLAWGRTLAFLKEKLA from the coding sequence ATGACGCGATTGACCGCAGCCGACTTCGACCCGGAAGTGCTGAAACTCTTCGATGGCTACGTGCACGGCCAGGTGTCGCGCCGCGACTTTTTGGCGCGCGCCGGACGCTATGCCGCAGGCGGGGTGACGGCCGCCACCCTGCTGGCGCAGCTGTCGCCATCCTTCGCCGCGCCGCTGGTGGGGCCGAACGATGCGCGCCTGAAGACCAGCTACCAGGAATTTCCGTCGCCGCAGGGCTACGGCAAGCTGCGCGGCTACCTGGCCGTGCCGGCCAATGCCAAGGGCAAGCTGCCGGCGGTGCTGGTGGTGCACGAGAACCGCGGCCTGAACCCGCACATCGAGGACATCGCGCGCCGCCTGGCGCTGGACGGCTTCATCGCCTTTGCGCCGGACGCGCTGTTCCCGCTGGGCGGCTATCCGGGCGACGAGGACAGCGCGCGCACCCTGTTCTCCAAGCTGGACCAGACCAAGACCCGCGCCGACTTCATCGCCGCCGCGCATGCCCTGAAGAACATGCCGCAGGCGGCCGGCAAGATCGGCGTGGTCGGTTTCTGCTACGGCGGCGGCATCGCCAACTACCTGGCCACGCAATTGCCCGACCTGGCCGCGGCAGTGCCTTTCTACGGCCAGCAGCCGCCCGCTGCCGAGGTCGCGCACATCCGCGCGCCGCTGCTGATCCACGACGCCGGCAAGGACGAGCGCATCCTGGCGGGCTGGCCGGCCTACGAGGCGGCGCTGCAGGCCAACAAGGTCGCCTACCAGCACTACGTCTACGCGGGCGTCGAGCACGGCTTCAACAACGACACCACGCCGCGCTACGACGATGCCGCCGCCAAGCTGGCCTGGGGACGGACGCTAGCGTTTTTGAAGGAAAAGCTGGCCTGA
- a CDS encoding MarR family winged helix-turn-helix transcriptional regulator: MTSPGQNQPADIAELSENLRNVLKLMVREIRRDAERRDNGLSLLQSALLGCVDEHPGIGVAELARMQHVRSPTMSGQVKALEAAGLLARTAPDPDDRRRSGLVLSETGQAHLQALRTQRLDWLSQRIARLSPAQMTALAAAIEPLALIARP, from the coding sequence ATGACATCGCCCGGACAGAACCAGCCAGCAGATATCGCGGAACTCTCGGAAAACCTGCGCAACGTCCTCAAGCTGATGGTGCGCGAAATCCGCCGAGACGCCGAACGCCGCGACAACGGCCTTTCGCTGCTGCAGTCGGCATTGCTGGGCTGTGTCGACGAGCACCCCGGCATCGGCGTGGCCGAGCTGGCGCGCATGCAACACGTGCGCAGCCCGACCATGAGCGGCCAGGTCAAGGCGCTGGAAGCGGCCGGGCTGCTGGCGCGTACCGCTCCCGATCCGGACGACCGCCGCAGGAGCGGCCTGGTCTTGAGCGAAACCGGCCAGGCCCACTTGCAGGCGCTGCGCACCCAGCGCCTGGACTGGCTGTCGCAGCGCATCGCCCGCCTCTCCCCCGCGCAGATGACTGCGCTGGCCGCCGCCATCGAACCCCTCGCCTTGATCGCCCGCCCATGA
- a CDS encoding MDR family MFS transporter → MNKLPHHADAAAPVTEREIRAVYLALMAVLGLGALDQSIVATALPRIVADLGGMAHLSWVVTAYVLASTATMPLYGKLADQYGRRPMIFTALATFLAGSVLCGLAQDMTQLIVFRAIQGLGSGGFMPLAQIIIGDLVTPQERAKRQGSIAIVFALTSVLGPVLGGVMTDALSWHWIFYINLPVGALALFAIARALRKPAATHAHRIDYLGSALLTGAIVSLLLVLALGGTEWPWDAPQIKLCAALAVGLGAWLVLHVRRAAEPVLPPDLFQNRVFDIASIVMALTFMGLMGASVFFPLFFQLVMGSSPADSGMLTVPMMVGMIIASTLNGRVLAKANRYKAVQVAGLAVAVLSFGTLAWGMETGRGWMVIEPAIFMLGAGLGLVMPNMTIVVQAALPPARRGVGTAMLTFFRSFGGLLGVTGSGAILALELHRHGIAAAASAGSGAVLEPALRAIYRHAIADIFVAGTVIVLAALVLLLFLPEVSLEDDAHGGAPGGTAKRPEAAPLAAD, encoded by the coding sequence ATGAATAAGCTGCCCCATCACGCCGACGCCGCCGCGCCGGTCACCGAACGCGAGATCCGCGCCGTCTACCTGGCCCTGATGGCCGTGCTCGGCCTGGGCGCGCTCGACCAGAGCATCGTCGCCACCGCCCTGCCGCGCATCGTCGCCGACCTGGGCGGCATGGCGCATTTGTCGTGGGTGGTGACGGCCTACGTGCTTGCTTCCACCGCCACCATGCCGCTGTACGGCAAGCTGGCCGACCAGTACGGCCGCCGCCCGATGATCTTCACCGCGCTGGCCACTTTCCTGGCCGGTTCGGTGCTGTGCGGCCTGGCGCAAGACATGACGCAATTGATCGTGTTCCGCGCCATCCAGGGCCTCGGCTCCGGCGGCTTCATGCCGCTGGCGCAGATCATCATCGGCGACCTGGTGACGCCGCAGGAACGCGCCAAGCGGCAGGGTTCGATCGCCATCGTGTTCGCCCTCACCAGCGTGCTAGGCCCGGTGCTGGGCGGGGTCATGACCGACGCCCTGTCCTGGCACTGGATCTTCTATATCAACCTGCCGGTCGGCGCGCTGGCCCTGTTCGCCATCGCGCGTGCGCTGCGCAAGCCGGCGGCGACCCACGCGCACCGCATCGACTACCTCGGCTCGGCCCTGCTCACCGGCGCCATCGTCAGCCTGCTGCTGGTGCTGGCGCTGGGCGGCACCGAATGGCCGTGGGACGCGCCGCAGATCAAGCTGTGCGCCGCGCTGGCCGTGGGGCTGGGCGCCTGGCTGGTGTTGCATGTGCGCCGCGCCGCGGAGCCGGTGCTGCCGCCGGACCTGTTCCAGAACCGCGTCTTCGACATCGCCAGCATCGTGATGGCGCTCACCTTCATGGGCCTGATGGGCGCCAGCGTGTTCTTCCCGCTGTTCTTCCAGCTGGTGATGGGCAGCAGCCCGGCCGATTCCGGCATGCTGACGGTGCCGATGATGGTCGGCATGATCATCGCTTCCACCCTCAACGGCCGCGTGCTGGCCAAGGCCAACCGCTACAAGGCCGTGCAGGTGGCCGGCCTGGCGGTGGCGGTGCTGTCCTTCGGGACGCTCGCCTGGGGCATGGAGACGGGGCGAGGCTGGATGGTGATCGAGCCGGCGATCTTCATGCTGGGCGCCGGCCTCGGCCTGGTGATGCCGAACATGACCATCGTGGTGCAGGCCGCATTGCCGCCGGCGCGGCGCGGCGTCGGCACCGCCATGCTGACCTTCTTCCGCTCGTTCGGCGGCCTGCTCGGCGTGACCGGCTCGGGCGCGATCCTGGCGCTGGAACTGCACCGGCACGGCATCGCGGCGGCCGCCAGCGCCGGTTCCGGCGCCGTGCTGGAGCCGGCGCTGCGGGCGATCTACCGCCACGCCATCGCCGACATCTTCGTGGCCGGCACGGTGATCGTGCTGGCCGCGCTGGTGCTGCTGCTGTTCCTGCCCGAGGTATCCCTGGAGGATGACGCACACGGCGGCGCACCCGGCGGCACCGCGAAACGACCGGAAGCGGCGCCGCTGGCGGCCGACTGA
- the ggt gene encoding gamma-glutamyltransferase, whose product MTSSPRALAGALILSIVLCPPPALAKTPVATGTGGAVATISEKASESALAILNKGGNAIDAAVAAAATLGVTDPFSCGIGGGGFMVIYLAKDKRVITIDHRETAPAAFTPAVFLENGKPIDFDTAVASGAAVGVPGTVRGWHEALERYGTMSFKQVLAPAIGVATRGFTVNDTFNKLVTENEAKFRQFGSTSQLYLKNGKALPAGTLLKNPDLARAYRELAAKGYQAFYQGPMANALVDAVVHPPLAAGATVRPGNMTLADLANYEARIRQPVRSTYRGYDIYGMPPPSSGGVAVAEALNILEGFDLKSMARPDAEHLYLEASRLAFADRNAYLGDPEYVDAPVEGMLSKQFAAQRRSLIRPDRAASVVPAGDAFLYENDQSFPLRPQANLIQREGLHTTHLAVSDKDGNVVAYTFTIESWGGSGIVVPGYGFLLNNEMTDFDFSGPAPNIPEGGKRPRSSMSPTIVLKDGKPAFTVGSPGGATIITTVLQTIVNYLDLGMPMDRAIDAPRLSQRNARETSVEPGFTGAEQARALEKFGHKWESNPAPEEIGAANAIVFNPDGSVTAVSEGRRHGIGTALVQKRAH is encoded by the coding sequence ATGACCTCTTCCCCGCGCGCCCTCGCCGGCGCCCTGATCCTGTCAATCGTGCTGTGCCCGCCGCCGGCGCTGGCCAAGACCCCGGTCGCCACCGGCACCGGCGGCGCGGTCGCCACCATCAGCGAAAAAGCGTCCGAATCGGCGCTCGCCATCCTCAACAAAGGCGGCAATGCAATCGACGCCGCCGTGGCCGCCGCGGCCACGCTGGGCGTGACCGATCCGTTCAGCTGCGGTATCGGCGGCGGCGGCTTCATGGTGATCTACCTGGCCAAGGACAAGCGCGTGATCACCATCGACCACCGCGAAACCGCGCCGGCGGCGTTCACCCCCGCCGTGTTCCTCGAGAACGGCAAGCCGATCGATTTCGACACCGCCGTCGCCAGCGGCGCCGCGGTCGGCGTGCCGGGCACGGTACGCGGCTGGCACGAGGCCCTGGAGCGCTACGGCACCATGTCCTTCAAGCAGGTGCTGGCGCCGGCCATCGGCGTGGCCACCCGGGGTTTTACGGTGAACGACACCTTCAACAAGCTGGTGACCGAAAACGAAGCCAAGTTCCGCCAGTTCGGCAGCACCAGCCAGCTCTACCTGAAGAACGGCAAGGCCCTGCCGGCCGGCACCCTGCTCAAGAACCCGGACCTGGCCAGGGCCTACCGCGAACTGGCCGCCAAGGGCTATCAAGCGTTCTACCAGGGGCCGATGGCGAATGCGCTGGTGGATGCCGTCGTGCATCCGCCGCTCGCCGCCGGCGCCACGGTCCGCCCCGGCAACATGACGCTGGCCGACCTGGCCAACTACGAGGCGCGCATCCGCCAGCCGGTGCGCTCGACCTACCGCGGCTACGACATCTACGGCATGCCGCCGCCCAGCAGCGGGGGCGTGGCGGTGGCCGAGGCCTTGAACATCCTGGAAGGCTTCGACCTGAAATCGATGGCGCGCCCGGACGCCGAGCACCTGTACCTGGAAGCCAGCCGCCTGGCCTTCGCCGACCGCAACGCCTACCTGGGCGACCCGGAATACGTCGACGCGCCGGTGGAAGGCATGCTGTCGAAGCAGTTCGCGGCCCAGCGCCGCTCGCTGATCCGCCCGGACCGCGCCGCCAGCGTGGTGCCGGCCGGCGACGCCTTTTTGTACGAGAACGACCAGAGCTTTCCGCTGCGCCCGCAGGCCAACCTGATCCAGCGCGAAGGCTTGCACACGACGCACCTGGCGGTGTCGGACAAGGACGGCAACGTGGTCGCCTACACCTTCACCATCGAATCCTGGGGCGGCAGCGGCATCGTGGTGCCGGGCTACGGCTTCCTGCTGAACAACGAGATGACCGACTTCGACTTCAGCGGCCCGGCGCCCAACATCCCGGAAGGCGGCAAGCGCCCGCGCAGCAGCATGTCGCCCACCATCGTGCTCAAGGACGGCAAGCCGGCATTCACCGTCGGCAGCCCGGGCGGCGCCACCATCATCACCACCGTGCTGCAGACCATCGTCAACTACCTCGACCTGGGCATGCCGATGGACCGGGCCATCGACGCGCCGCGCCTGTCGCAGCGCAATGCCAGGGAGACCTCGGTCGAGCCGGGTTTCACGGGGGCCGAACAGGCGCGCGCCCTGGAAAAATTCGGGCATAAATGGGAAAGCAATCCGGCGCCGGAAGAGATCGGCGCGGCGAATGCGATCGTGTTCAACCCGGATGGCAGCGTGACGGCGGTCAGCGAGGGGCGCCGCCACGGTATCGGCACGGCGCTGGTGCAGAAGCGTGCGCATTGA
- a CDS encoding TerD family protein yields MSVNLQKGQKISLEKEAGGALSRITMGLGWDVVKSKGFFGFGGKSESIDLDASVLLFDEGNRPVDVVWFRQLKSRDGSIVHTGDNRTGAGDGDDEQINVDLTAVPAHVKTLVFTVNSFTGQNFSTVENAFCRIVNSGNNKEIARYDLSVQGSHTAQIMAKLYRHNGEWKMHAIGENGNGRTIDELMPQITPLL; encoded by the coding sequence ATGAGCGTCAATCTGCAGAAGGGCCAGAAGATCTCGCTGGAAAAGGAAGCCGGCGGCGCGCTGTCGCGCATCACCATGGGCCTGGGCTGGGACGTGGTCAAGAGCAAGGGCTTCTTCGGCTTCGGCGGCAAGAGCGAAAGCATCGACCTGGATGCGTCGGTGCTGCTGTTCGACGAAGGCAACCGCCCGGTCGACGTGGTCTGGTTCCGCCAGCTGAAAAGCCGTGACGGCAGCATCGTCCACACCGGCGACAACCGCACCGGCGCCGGCGACGGCGACGACGAACAGATCAACGTCGACCTGACCGCGGTGCCGGCGCACGTGAAGACGCTGGTGTTCACCGTGAACAGTTTTACGGGCCAGAATTTTTCCACGGTCGAAAACGCTTTCTGCCGCATCGTCAACAGCGGCAACAACAAGGAAATCGCGCGCTACGACCTGTCGGTGCAGGGCTCGCACACGGCCCAGATCATGGCCAAGCTGTACCGCCACAACGGCGAATGGAAGATGCACGCGATCGGCGAGAACGGCAATGGCCGCACCATCGATGAATTGATGCCGCAGATCACGCCGCTGTTGTAA
- a CDS encoding TIGR00266 family protein translates to MPVFTVTGDVDPFLHVSMKRGETIYCESDAMVMMESTLDLKGKMKGGLGSALMRTFANGESFFQQHIEATRGDGDCLLSPTLPGAMQVVDCGPRQYIISDGAFVAAGSSVDLRVRTQSVGNALFAQSGGFFVTETSGTGQVVVSGFGSMNELEVEPGKDAIIDNSHVVAWDSTLHYEVSITTGTSGGFLGNLINSQTSGEGIVLRFSGRGKIFVCSRNRTAFKAWVQAPAR, encoded by the coding sequence ATGCCAGTGTTTACCGTGACCGGAGACGTCGATCCATTCCTTCATGTATCGATGAAGCGGGGCGAAACCATCTACTGCGAATCGGATGCGATGGTGATGATGGAATCGACCCTCGACCTGAAGGGCAAGATGAAGGGTGGCCTGGGCAGCGCCCTGATGCGCACCTTCGCCAACGGCGAGTCGTTCTTTCAGCAGCACATCGAGGCCACGCGCGGCGACGGCGACTGCCTGCTGTCGCCGACGCTGCCGGGTGCGATGCAGGTGGTCGATTGCGGTCCGCGCCAGTACATCATCAGCGACGGCGCCTTCGTCGCGGCCGGCTCCAGCGTCGACCTGCGCGTGCGCACCCAGAGCGTGGGCAACGCGCTGTTCGCCCAGAGCGGCGGCTTCTTCGTCACCGAGACTTCGGGTACCGGGCAGGTGGTGGTGTCGGGTTTCGGTTCGATGAACGAGCTGGAAGTCGAGCCGGGCAAGGACGCGATCATCGACAACTCGCACGTGGTGGCCTGGGACAGCACCCTGCACTACGAAGTCTCGATCACGACCGGCACCAGCGGCGGCTTCCTCGGTAACCTGATCAACAGCCAGACCAGCGGCGAAGGCATCGTCCTGCGCTTCTCGGGTCGCGGCAAGATTTTTGTCTGTTCGCGCAACCGCACCGCATTCAAGGCTTGGGTGCAGGCGCCGGCGCGCTGA
- a CDS encoding TerD family protein — protein sequence MAISLQKGGNVNLSKEAPGLTNLKLGLGWDVRATDGAEFDLDGVVFLLNQSGKVRSDADFVFYNNAKSADGSVQHSGDNRTGAGDGDDETISIDLTKVPADVDRVVLAVTIHEGDARRQNFGMVGKAFIRCINAGNDSEIARYDLSEDGSTESAMIFGEVYRNGGDWKFRAVGQGFNGGLGPLAKNYGVAV from the coding sequence ATGGCAATCAGCTTGCAAAAAGGCGGTAACGTCAACCTGTCGAAAGAAGCCCCCGGCCTGACCAACCTGAAGCTGGGCCTGGGCTGGGACGTGCGCGCCACCGACGGCGCCGAGTTCGACCTGGACGGCGTGGTCTTCCTGCTGAACCAGTCGGGCAAGGTGCGCTCGGATGCCGACTTCGTCTTCTACAACAACGCCAAGTCGGCCGACGGTTCGGTGCAGCACTCGGGCGACAACCGCACCGGCGCCGGCGACGGCGACGACGAGACCATCAGCATCGATCTCACCAAGGTGCCGGCAGACGTCGACCGCGTGGTGCTGGCGGTGACGATCCACGAAGGCGATGCGCGCCGCCAGAACTTCGGCATGGTCGGCAAGGCCTTCATTCGCTGCATCAACGCCGGCAACGACAGCGAGATCGCCCGCTACGACCTGTCCGAGGACGGCTCGACCGAATCGGCCATGATCTTCGGCGAGGTGTATCGTAACGGCGGCGACTGGAAGTTCCGCGCGGTGGGACAAGGTTTCAACGGCGGCCTGGGGCCCCTCGCCAAGAACTACGGCGTCGCCGTCTAA